Part of the Candidatus Palauibacter polyketidifaciens genome, GTGGGTGTCCCCGGACGCGAGATCGATCCAGTACACGGCGCGCGAGTTGTCCGTGTAGCTGATCTTCGTGCCGTCGGGCGACCACACCGGGTCCACGTAGAACCCCGCGCCGTCCAGATCGTAGCTGCGGGCCTCTCCCGCACCGGACTGGGGAGCCACGTACAGCCGGTATTCGCCCGACGCGTCGGAGAACCAGGCGATGGATGCTCCGTCCGGCGACCATGCGGGGCTCCGCTCGTGGGCGGCGGTCGACTGCGTGAGGTTGCGGTCGTCCCCCTCGTCGCGCGGCAGCGTGACGATCTCGCCCCTGAACTCGAAGGCGGCGCGGGTGCCGGAGGGCGAGAGACTCGCGTTGCGGACGAAGTTCTCGCCGCCGGCGTAGCGCGGGCGCACTTCAAGAAGATCCGTCGCGATCCGCACCGGCACCGGGTCGCTTGCGCCCGAGCCGGGATCGAGCAGGTGCAGCCGCCCCGCCTGCTCGTAGGCGATCCGGCCGGCGCCGGCGGACGCGCTCAGGACGGGAAAATCCTCGTGCGCGGTGACCCGCGAGACGTGCCCGGCCCCCGCGTCGTACGAGTAGACGTTGAACTCCCCGTCGCGGTCCGAACGGAAGTAGACGCGGTCCCCGATCCACATGGGATCCGTGTCGTTCGAGCGGCCCTCGGGCTGCGGAATCTGGACGACGGAATGGTCCGCCACGTCGTAGACCCAGATCCGCGTCGTCGTCCCGCCCCGGTAGTTCTTCCACTGGGCGAAGGCTTCGTACAGCGGCGTGTAGGCGATCTTCGCGCCGTCCGGCGACCAGGTCGCCTTGAACGCGTGCGGAATGGGCAGCTGTTCGGGGTGTCCCCCACTCGTGGAGACCGTGAACAACTGCCGGTGGCGGCCCGTGTAGGCGTTGCGTCCCGACGAAAAGAGCACCGCCGATCCGTCGGGCGTGAAGCCCTGAACGAGATCCGGTCCCGGGTGCCACGTGAGCCGCTCGGGCACACCGCCCGCCGCGGGCACGAGAAAGACATCGGTGTTCCCATCGTATTCCCCGGAGAACGCGATCCACTCCCCGTCCGGCGAGAAGCGCGGATTGAACTCGACGCCGACGTGCGAGGTCAGCCGGCGCGGTGAACTCCCATCGATTCCGGCGGTCCACAGGTCCCCGGCGTACGCGAACGCGATCCGGTCGGCGCTCACCGCGGGCTGGGCGAGCATGAGCGTGCCGGTCGCGTCCTGTGCCCAGGAGGGACGGAACGAGGCCGTGAGGAGCATAGCTGTGAGGAGGAGGAGCGAGCGTGCCTTCAGTCTTGCCTTCATCGGATCCTTCGCAATCTGGGGTGGTCCCGGGTCGAGCCGTTGACGCCGCCTGATTGTACGTCCGGAGGCGTCGAAACCGGTATCTGTGGCCGACCGTATCGATCCCGTATCGACCCCGTATTTACGGTGTCGCGCGGTTGCCCGCTGGAGTCCGGCCTCCTTACCGTCTCTCGCGCGCTCCCTGGAACCCGCCCCCGGAGTTACCCAAATGCACACGCGTTTCCGTCGCCGCCGCCCACGCTCGTCCCATTTCACGCTCTGCACCGGGCTTCTCGCTCTGCTCTCGACCGCGGAGATCGCGGCGCAGAACACGGAGCTCGAGGTCGGCCGGCGGTTGCCGGGCACGCTCGCCGCGGGCGACACGGCCCGCTACACGATCGAGACGGGCGAGAACGACTTCGTCCTCGGCGAGGTGAACCAGATTTCCGTCGACGTCACCGCGCGCGTCCTCGACCCGGAAGGGACGCAGGTCGGCCGCTTCGGCGGGCTGGGGCGCGGCGTCGAGCGCTTCGGCGGGCGGACGGCTGGCGCGGGCGTCCACACGCTGGAGCTGTTCGTCGCGGGAGACGATGCCGACGCCGGCGGGCGCTACGAGGTCACGCTGCTGCGGCACGAACCCGTTGCGACGGATCCGGAGGAGCTGGCCGACCAGATCATGTCTCGCTTCGACGGTCCGCACTCCCCCGGCGGCGCGGTCCGCGCGTGGCGCGACGGCCGCACGATCTTCTCGAAGACCTACGGGATGGCGAACCTCGCCTACGGTCTCCCCTTCGAGGAGGACACGAGGACGAACATCGGTTCGACCTCGAAGCAGTTCACCGCCTTCGCGATCGTGCTGCAGGCGGAGCGCGGCCTCCTCTCCCTCGAGGACGACATCCGCAAGCACATCCCCGAACTTCCGGAGTTCGAGCACACGATCCAGGTGAAGCACCTGGTCACCCACACGTCGGGACTGCGCGAATTCCTGAACCTGCTGCGGATGACGGGCCGGCGCCTCGACCACGGGGACTGGATCGACCGCTCGGAGCTCGTCGACATCGTGCAGCGGCAGCCGGCGCTCCAGAACGAGCCCGGCGCCGAGTGGAACTACAACAACACGGCGTTCGGCCTCGCGGCCGTGATCGTAGAGCGCACCTCCGGGCAGGATTTCCACGTCTTCATGCAGGAGAACGTGTTCGGGCCGCTGGGGATGACCGGGACCATGGTGCGGCCCTCCACGCGGCACATCGTCCCGAACATGTCCGAAGGCTACACCCCGGGCCCGGACGGCTACCGCCAGATCGGCGACCTCGGCGGCGCGGTCGGCGCGGGGGCCATCTACAGCACGATCGGCGATCTGCAGACGTGGGCCGAGAACTACGCGAACCCGCGCGTCGGCACGCGGGAGAGCATCGACGAGATGATGACGTCGTTCGTCCTCAACGACGGAGAAGAGACCGGGTATGGGTACGGGCTCTCCGTTGACGAGCAGCGCGGGCTGAAGCGGGTGAGCCACGGGGGCGCGGACGTCGCGCACCGCTCGATGTTCGTCTACTTCCCCGAGATCAACGCGGGCCTCACGACCCAGAGCAACCACGCGCAGTTCAACAGCGGCGTCGCCTACGAACTCGCCGCGGCGTTCTTCGGGGACGCGATGGAGGAGGAGGAAGACGCCGGCGACTTCGATCCTGAAGACTTCGACCCGGAGGCCTTCGACGAATTCGCCGGCCGCTACGCGCTCGACGCGGCGCCGAACTTCATCCTCACTTTCACGCGCGAGGACGACACCTTCTACACGCAGGCGACGGGACAGCAGCGGCTCGAGATCGTCCCCACCTCCGACTCGACCTTCCGCCTGCTCGCCGTCGAGGCTTCCGTCACCTTCCTGCGGGATCCGGAGGGCGACGTCGAGGGGCTCACGCTGCACCAGAACGGAGACAACCACGCCACCCGCCTCGAGGATGATGAGGCCGAGGCCTGGGAGCCGACGGCGGAGGATCTCACCGACTTCGCCGGTCGATTCTTCAGCGAGGAGCTGGAGACGTTCTACGCCTTCACCGTGGAAGACGGATCTCTCGTCCTGCACCAGCGCAGGCTCGACCGGGCGGAACTCGAACCCGGCGAGGAAGATCAGTTCTCGGGAGGCGGCCTGTCGTTCGCCTTCGAGCGGGATCGCAACGGCCAGGTGATCGGCTTCTACATCTCCAACGTCCGCACGCGCGACGTCCGTTTCGGCCGGGTGCCCTGAGGTTCCCCCGCCGCTCCAGCCACCTGTGGAGGCTCGAATCGCGGCTGACAGAATCGGGGGCGCGGCTTAGCTTGTTACATGGGAGGCCGGCAGGTTCAACCGAAGGGCGGGAGGCGCTCGCGATGACGGGATTCGGAGTTCGGTTCGGTCGTAATGCTAGCAGTGGAACCTTT contains:
- a CDS encoding serine hydrolase; this encodes MHTRFRRRRPRSSHFTLCTGLLALLSTAEIAAQNTELEVGRRLPGTLAAGDTARYTIETGENDFVLGEVNQISVDVTARVLDPEGTQVGRFGGLGRGVERFGGRTAGAGVHTLELFVAGDDADAGGRYEVTLLRHEPVATDPEELADQIMSRFDGPHSPGGAVRAWRDGRTIFSKTYGMANLAYGLPFEEDTRTNIGSTSKQFTAFAIVLQAERGLLSLEDDIRKHIPELPEFEHTIQVKHLVTHTSGLREFLNLLRMTGRRLDHGDWIDRSELVDIVQRQPALQNEPGAEWNYNNTAFGLAAVIVERTSGQDFHVFMQENVFGPLGMTGTMVRPSTRHIVPNMSEGYTPGPDGYRQIGDLGGAVGAGAIYSTIGDLQTWAENYANPRVGTRESIDEMMTSFVLNDGEETGYGYGLSVDEQRGLKRVSHGGADVAHRSMFVYFPEINAGLTTQSNHAQFNSGVAYELAAAFFGDAMEEEEDAGDFDPEDFDPEAFDEFAGRYALDAAPNFILTFTREDDTFYTQATGQQRLEIVPTSDSTFRLLAVEASVTFLRDPEGDVEGLTLHQNGDNHATRLEDDEAEAWEPTAEDLTDFAGRFFSEELETFYAFTVEDGSLVLHQRRLDRAELEPGEEDQFSGGGLSFAFERDRNGQVIGFYISNVRTRDVRFGRVP